In one window of Spartobacteria bacterium DNA:
- a CDS encoding DUF3127 domain-containing protein: MIKITTMKERISILEGLVTGDMVSVTFDLRGSEYKGRYYVDLVAWKLEKDNPALQDGSKKHTKDESPDIEWWKDDGDDLPFG, encoded by the coding sequence CTGATTAAAATTACGACGATGAAGGAAAGGATATCGATTTTGGAGGGATTGGTCACTGGCGATATGGTCAGCGTGACATTTGATTTACGAGGAAGCGAATACAAGGGGCGGTATTATGTTGATCTGGTTGCGTGGAAACTTGAAAAAGATAATCCCGCTTTGCAGGACGGCTCGAAAAAACATACAAAGGATGAATCGCCTGATATTGAATGGTGGAAGGATGATGGCGATGATTTGCCATTTGGATGA